The following coding sequences lie in one Salvia hispanica cultivar TCC Black 2014 unplaced genomic scaffold, UniMelb_Shisp_WGS_1.0 HiC_scaffold_731, whole genome shotgun sequence genomic window:
- the LOC125199907 gene encoding 40S ribosomal protein S18 yields MSLVANEDFQHILRVQNTNVDGKQKIMFAMTSIKGIGRRFANIVCKKADIDMNKRAGELSAAEIDSLMVIVANPRQFKIPDWFLNRKKDYKDGKFSQVTSNALDMKLRDDLERLKKIRNHRGLRHYWGLRVRGQHTKTTGRRGKTVGVSKKR; encoded by the exons ATG TCTCTCGTAGCAAACGAAGATTTCCAGCACATTCTGCGTGTGCAGAACACCAACGTTGATGGCAAGCAGAAGATTATGTTCGCCATGACCTCGATCAAGGGTATTGGCCGACGTTTCGCCAACATCGTCTGCAAAAAAGCCGATATTGACATGAATAAGAG GGCTGGTGAACTCTCTGCTGCTGAAATTGACAGCTTGATGGTTATTGTCGCAAACCCCCGCCAGTTCAAGATCCCTGACTGGTTTTTGAACAGGAAGAAGGATTACAAGGATGGCAAGTTTTCCCAAGTGACATCCAATGCTCTGGACATGAAGCTCAGGGATGATCTTGAGCGATTAAAGAAGATCAG AAACCACCGTGGTCTCCGTCACTACTGGGGCCTTCGCGTGCGTGGACAGCACACCAAGACCACCGGTCGCAGGGGAAAGACTGTTGGTGTCTCAAAGAAGCGATGA
- the LOC125199908 gene encoding aquaporin PIP1-2-like, giving the protein MEGKEEDVKLGANQFNERQPIGTSAQTKDYKEAPPAPLYDPGELTSWSFWRAGIAEFIATFLFLYVTVLSVMGYARSTSKCASVGVQGIAWAFGGMIFALVYCT; this is encoded by the coding sequence atggaAGGGAAAGAGGAGGATGTGAAGTTGGGAGCGAACCAGTTCAACGAGAGGCAGCCAATAGGCACCTCCGCTCAGACCAAGGACTACAAGGAGGCGCCACCGGCACCGCTTTACGATCCCGGCGAGCTCACTTCGTGGTCCTTCTGGAGAGCCGGCATTGCTGAATTCATTGCCACCTTCTTGTTCCTCTACGTCACCGTTTTGAGTGTCATGGGTTATGCCAGGTCCACTTCCAAGTGCGCCTCCGTTGGGGTTCAGGGAATTGCTTGGGCCTTCGGTGGAATGATTTTCGCCCTTGTTTACTGCACCTAG
- the LOC125199912 gene encoding late embryogenesis abundant protein D-34-like translates to MNKETEKPKKFKAIKYGDVFDVSGELAAKAITPQDAAAMESAEKSVFGETQKSGMASVMKSVAELNEERGVVGHDDTTEAIREGGTQITETTVVGHRVISESIGGQLLGRFAMDE, encoded by the exons ATGAACAAGGAGACGGAGAAGCCAAAAAAGTTCAAAGCCATCAAATACGGCGACGTTTTCGACGTCTCCGGCGAGCTAGCCGCGAAAGCCATAACACCACAAGACGCCGCTGCCATGGAGTCAGCGGAGAAGAGCGTGTTTGGGGAGACGCAGAAGAGCGGGATGGCAAGCGTGATGAAATCGGTGGCGGAGCTCAACGAGGAGCGCGGCGTAGTTGGGCACGACGACACCACCGAAGCCATTAGGGAAGGCGGAACTCAAATTACAGAGACCACCGTCGTTGGCCATCGTGTTATTTCCGAATCTATCGGCGGACAA CTTTTGGGGCGATTTGCTATGGATGAATGA